A genomic stretch from Hymenobacter sp. BRD128 includes:
- a CDS encoding ATP-binding protein: protein MPLATPINDLFEAFFDLSALGGILFRPVQDAAGEVIDLAYERLNPAAQRMLALPECPAETFLVLYPHALTTGIFAFYCAAFRTGEARHGEFNYQYDGLDNYFHLAAQRVGERLLVSFTDTSEQPRSAVELALRESQAAERAARAEAERQRGELERVFEQAPLAIAVYRGPTYTIELANPTVARLWGRTREQLLGKGLFEALPEVAGLGYEELLDRVMATGVPHVAHAMEAQHDRNGHRETVYWDFVYVPMYAADGRIDGAMVVATEVTEQVRARRQVEQLNAVLETRVQQRTEELAALNQELTATNQELQQSNRQLTRTNVDLDTFVYTASHDLKAPITNIESITQALRETLPPAVQQDEMTAHLLTLLEQTTTRFQVTIDQLTDLSKLQLAHAGPAEPVNLAAVIESVRLDLAPAITAAHAQLTVEVAPDLLVSFSPANLRSAVYNLLSNAVKYRDLVRPAQVLVRAYPAGGRVVLEVRDNGLGLNAHQQSRLFGLFQRLHTHVEGTGVGLYTTKRLVENGGGTVAVASQVDAGTTFTLTFPA, encoded by the coding sequence ATGCCCTTAGCTACGCCCATCAACGACCTGTTCGAGGCCTTTTTTGACCTCTCGGCCCTGGGCGGCATCCTGTTCCGACCCGTGCAGGATGCCGCCGGCGAGGTAATCGATTTGGCGTATGAGCGCCTCAACCCGGCTGCCCAGCGGATGCTGGCGTTACCCGAGTGCCCCGCCGAGACCTTCCTGGTCCTTTACCCGCACGCCCTGACCACGGGCATCTTTGCGTTCTACTGCGCGGCCTTTCGGACGGGCGAAGCCCGGCACGGCGAGTTTAACTACCAGTACGACGGGCTGGATAACTACTTTCACCTGGCGGCCCAGCGCGTGGGCGAACGGCTGTTGGTCAGCTTTACCGACACCAGCGAACAGCCCCGCAGTGCCGTAGAACTGGCCCTGCGGGAAAGCCAGGCCGCGGAACGGGCCGCCCGGGCGGAGGCGGAGCGCCAGCGCGGCGAGCTGGAGCGCGTCTTTGAGCAGGCCCCGCTGGCCATCGCCGTGTACCGCGGGCCTACTTACACCATTGAGTTGGCCAACCCCACGGTGGCCCGCCTCTGGGGCCGCACCCGCGAACAGTTGCTGGGCAAGGGCCTGTTCGAGGCCCTGCCCGAAGTGGCGGGCCTCGGCTACGAGGAACTCCTCGACCGGGTGATGGCCACCGGCGTGCCCCACGTGGCCCACGCGATGGAAGCCCAACACGACCGCAACGGCCACCGCGAGACCGTGTACTGGGACTTTGTGTACGTGCCCATGTACGCCGCCGACGGCCGCATCGACGGCGCGATGGTCGTCGCCACCGAGGTAACTGAGCAGGTACGGGCCCGCCGCCAAGTGGAGCAGTTGAATGCGGTCCTGGAAACCCGCGTGCAGCAGCGCACGGAGGAATTGGCCGCCCTTAACCAAGAACTGACCGCCACGAATCAGGAATTGCAGCAGAGCAACCGCCAGCTCACGCGTACCAACGTGGACCTGGACACCTTCGTCTACACCGCCTCCCACGACCTCAAGGCCCCGATAACCAACATCGAAAGCATCACCCAGGCCCTGCGCGAGACGCTGCCGCCCGCCGTGCAGCAGGACGAAATGACGGCCCACCTGCTGACGTTGCTGGAGCAAACCACCACCCGCTTCCAAGTCACCATTGACCAGCTGACGGACCTCTCCAAGCTCCAGCTGGCCCACGCCGGCCCCGCCGAGCCGGTGAACCTGGCCGCCGTCATCGAGTCGGTGCGCCTGGACCTGGCCCCCGCCATTACGGCCGCCCACGCGCAGCTCACGGTCGAGGTCGCGCCGGACCTGCTGGTGTCCTTCTCCCCGGCCAATCTGCGCTCGGCCGTGTACAACCTGCTCAGCAATGCGGTCAAATACCGCGACCTGGTCCGGCCCGCGCAGGTCCTGGTGCGCGCCTACCCGGCAGGCGGGCGGGTGGTCCTGGAAGTGCGGGACAACGGGCTGGGGCTGAACGCCCACCAGCAGAGCCGCCTGTTCGGCCTGTTTCAGCGCCTGCATACCCACGTCGAGGGCACCGGCGTGGGCCTCTACACCACCAAGCGCCTGGTCGAGAACGGCGGCGGCACGGTTGCCGTGGCCAGCCAAGTAGACGCGGGCACCACCTTTACCCTCACTTTCCCGGCGTAA
- a CDS encoding PAS domain-containing protein — translation MSLAALPVQFQRLFRALPDNYLLLAADGTVLDNSDAHVAVSMRPRAEAVGRDVFAAFPALDAAPQAQLAASLAHVRAHREPHTIALRYDLEQPTEQGGGFVVRYCEATHFPVLDDDGQLLYILQQTHDVTEQKLASERQATLQRERDEAQQYVQFVLDTMPVLVATTRPDGQAEYFNPRWLEFTGRPLEELVSGRWTELVHPDDLPRLARQRDLSVHERRETQYDFRLRRHDGHYRWMLGRTMPRLDAEGRVQLRVGVCLDIHEQKELVRELLEAGEQQGVLAEQAYQAHQQVQSQRETFYSLFTQAPAVIAISKGSDHVFEFVNPRFQEFFPGQELVGHRTAEVVPEAEAQGFLALLDRVYQTGEPFTGHEMPIEFQRPGQAPDPRYFNFTYQAFRENGQIVGVSTFAYDVTDLVRARQAFEARPSAASA, via the coding sequence ATGTCCCTCGCCGCTTTGCCCGTTCAGTTCCAGCGCCTGTTCCGCGCCCTGCCCGACAACTACCTGCTACTCGCCGCCGACGGCACCGTACTCGACAATTCCGATGCCCACGTGGCCGTGTCGATGCGGCCCCGGGCGGAAGCCGTGGGACGCGACGTTTTTGCTGCCTTTCCTGCCCTCGACGCGGCCCCGCAGGCGCAATTGGCGGCCTCGCTGGCCCACGTGCGTGCGCACCGGGAGCCCCACACCATTGCCCTGCGCTACGACCTCGAGCAGCCCACCGAGCAGGGCGGGGGCTTCGTGGTGCGCTATTGTGAAGCCACCCACTTTCCCGTGCTCGACGACGACGGCCAGCTGCTCTACATCCTGCAGCAAACCCACGACGTGACCGAGCAAAAGTTGGCCTCCGAGCGCCAAGCCACTCTGCAGCGCGAGCGCGACGAGGCCCAGCAATACGTCCAGTTCGTGCTCGACACCATGCCCGTGCTCGTGGCCACCACCCGCCCCGATGGCCAGGCCGAGTACTTCAACCCTCGCTGGCTGGAATTCACCGGCCGCCCGCTGGAGGAGCTAGTAAGTGGGCGCTGGACCGAGCTGGTGCACCCCGACGACCTGCCCAGGCTGGCCCGCCAGCGCGACCTGAGCGTGCACGAGCGCCGCGAGACTCAGTACGATTTCCGCCTGCGCCGCCACGATGGCCACTACCGCTGGATGCTGGGGCGCACCATGCCCCGCCTCGACGCCGAGGGCCGGGTGCAACTGCGGGTGGGCGTGTGCCTCGACATCCACGAGCAGAAGGAACTGGTCCGCGAACTGTTAGAGGCCGGCGAGCAGCAGGGCGTGCTGGCCGAGCAGGCCTACCAGGCCCACCAGCAGGTGCAGAGCCAGCGCGAAACCTTCTACTCCCTCTTCACCCAGGCCCCGGCCGTCATCGCCATCAGCAAGGGCTCTGACCACGTGTTCGAGTTCGTCAACCCCCGCTTTCAGGAGTTCTTCCCCGGCCAGGAGCTCGTCGGCCACCGCACCGCTGAGGTGGTGCCCGAGGCAGAAGCCCAGGGCTTCCTCGCCCTGCTCGACCGCGTGTACCAGACCGGCGAGCCGTTCACGGGCCACGAAATGCCCATCGAGTTCCAGCGGCCGGGCCAGGCGCCCGACCCGCGCTATTTCAACTTCACCTACCAGGCCTTCCGCGAAAACGGTCAGATTGTGGGCGTCTCCACCTTCGCCTACGACGTCACCGACCTCGTGCGCGCCCGCCAGGCCTTCGAGGCCCGTCCATCGGCCGCGTCGGCGTAA
- a CDS encoding DUF1203 domain-containing protein encodes MSTFQIVPLPAATAQRIRTSRQDDYGHAVVEQVATGYGPCRVSLRPFAPGQDRRLLFSYSPFEQANAFNQNGPVFIAATEVAPYATTDRFPPEIKADQVNFPLSLVGYSADQRMVFTWLVGEADVDELIAHVLATNPDVAYLHARNAEAQCFICQINRARARWVTKDLQGKDRVLGEAFVRATGVATLVRRGADHPLATHIPLEWETTADGVPLRRGPVAFDTLPVAVQQQLQGIVGFEITLDHVQTSFKMSQNRHADDYQNIIQKLHTLQTPAARLVADTRSSTRPAPQCPASH; translated from the coding sequence ATGTCTACTTTTCAGATTGTGCCGCTGCCGGCCGCCACCGCGCAGCGCATCCGCACCTCCCGCCAAGACGATTACGGCCACGCCGTGGTCGAGCAAGTGGCCACCGGCTACGGCCCGTGCCGCGTTTCGCTGCGGCCCTTCGCCCCGGGTCAGGACCGGCGCCTGCTTTTCAGCTACTCGCCGTTCGAGCAGGCCAACGCCTTCAACCAGAACGGGCCCGTCTTCATCGCCGCCACCGAGGTCGCGCCCTACGCCACCACGGACCGGTTCCCGCCGGAAATCAAGGCCGACCAAGTGAACTTCCCGCTTTCGCTGGTGGGCTACAGCGCCGACCAGCGCATGGTCTTCACCTGGCTGGTGGGCGAGGCCGACGTGGATGAATTGATTGCGCACGTGCTGGCCACCAACCCCGACGTCGCGTATTTGCACGCCCGCAACGCCGAGGCCCAGTGTTTTATCTGCCAGATTAACCGCGCCCGAGCCAGGTGGGTAACGAAAGACTTGCAGGGCAAGGACCGGGTGCTGGGGGAGGCGTTTGTCCGCGCTACTGGCGTGGCCACGCTCGTGCGCCGCGGCGCGGACCACCCCCTGGCCACGCACATTCCCCTGGAGTGGGAAACTACGGCCGACGGGGTGCCACTGCGGCGGGGCCCCGTGGCCTTCGACACGTTGCCGGTGGCGGTGCAGCAGCAACTGCAGGGCATCGTGGGCTTTGAAATCACCCTCGACCACGTACAGACATCATTCAAAATGAGCCAGAACCGGCACGCAGATGACTACCAAAATATCATCCAGAAACTGCACACCCTGCAAACGCCCGCTGCTCGGTTGGTGGCCGATACCAGGAGCAGCACGCGACCGGCCCCGCAGTGCCCGGCCAGCCACTAG
- a CDS encoding methylated-DNA--[protein]-cysteine S-methyltransferase: MPDAAAIAEPLFAAPGTRGAKPPVVLKGTNFQIKVWEALLRIPPGHRVSYRDVAAAVGQPGASQAVGGAMSANNISYLIPCHRVIQQHGGPGGYRWGEARKQALLGWEAARSAPAEVLG, translated from the coding sequence GTGCCGGATGCGGCCGCCATCGCGGAGCCGCTCTTTGCCGCGCCCGGCACGCGCGGCGCTAAACCGCCGGTGGTCCTGAAAGGCACCAACTTCCAGATAAAGGTGTGGGAGGCGCTGCTGCGCATTCCACCGGGCCATCGGGTGTCGTACCGCGACGTGGCTGCCGCCGTGGGCCAGCCGGGAGCCAGCCAGGCCGTGGGAGGCGCCATGAGCGCAAACAACATTAGCTACCTGATTCCCTGCCACCGGGTGATTCAGCAGCACGGCGGACCGGGCGGCTACCGCTGGGGCGAGGCCCGCAAACAGGCCCTGTTGGGCTGGGAAGCCGCCCGCTCGGCCCCGGCCGAGGTCCTGGGCTAG
- a CDS encoding helix-turn-helix domain-containing protein gives MEQAIAFIAGRFTDHPSLADIAAHVHLSPFHFDRLFARWAGTSPQRFLRFLTKEYAKQVLLASGDVLAATDAARLSGPSRLHDLFVRYEAMTPAEYRARGATLVIHYGFELTPFGECLLGLTERGICALSF, from the coding sequence GTGGAACAAGCCATTGCCTTTATTGCCGGCCGCTTTACCGACCATCCGAGCCTGGCTGACATCGCGGCCCACGTGCACTTGAGTCCGTTTCATTTCGACCGCCTCTTTGCCCGGTGGGCGGGCACCAGTCCGCAACGATTTTTGCGTTTTCTGACCAAGGAATACGCCAAACAGGTGCTGCTTGCGTCCGGCGATGTGCTGGCCGCGACCGATGCGGCCCGCCTGTCCGGACCCAGCCGGCTGCACGATTTATTCGTGCGCTACGAAGCCATGACCCCGGCCGAATACCGGGCGCGGGGGGCGACCTTGGTCATCCACTACGGCTTTGAGCTCACGCCCTTCGGCGAGTGCTTGCTGGGCCTGACCGAGCGCGGTATTTGTGCGCTCAGCTTCTAA
- a CDS encoding recombinase family protein: protein MIFGYVRVSTSAQSAESQKSLIARYLVEHRWTLDEWIEVEMSSRRTAGQRRLPELLAKVAAGDTVIVSELSRLGRSLREVLGLIEELIHHKRCRLILVKQGLDLDPQNHRDMTHKILLTIFAMLAELERDFVSERTKEGLRSRREQGIVLGKPKGVVQRSMYDADRERILHLHALGVPLATIVDVHLKYGKYLSLKNYLTKLQRPPARNAPV, encoded by the coding sequence ATGATTTTCGGCTACGTCCGCGTCTCGACCAGCGCCCAATCGGCCGAGAGCCAAAAGAGCCTCATCGCCCGCTACCTGGTCGAGCACCGCTGGACCCTGGACGAGTGGATTGAAGTTGAGATGTCCTCCCGAAGGACCGCCGGGCAGCGCCGCTTGCCCGAGCTGCTGGCCAAGGTCGCCGCCGGCGATACCGTTATCGTCTCCGAGCTTTCACGACTGGGCCGCTCGCTGCGCGAGGTGCTGGGCCTGATTGAGGAATTGATTCACCACAAGCGCTGCCGGTTGATTCTGGTCAAGCAGGGCCTGGACCTGGACCCGCAGAACCACCGCGACATGACCCACAAAATCCTGCTCACCATTTTTGCCATGCTGGCCGAGTTGGAACGGGACTTCGTTTCTGAGCGCACGAAAGAGGGCCTACGGTCCCGGCGCGAGCAGGGTATCGTGCTAGGCAAGCCCAAGGGCGTGGTGCAACGGTCCATGTATGATGCGGACCGCGAGCGCATCCTGCACCTGCACGCGCTGGGCGTGCCACTGGCCACTATCGTAGATGTGCACCTAAAATACGGTAAGTATCTGTCCTTGAAGAACTACTTAACCAAGCTTCAGCGGCCTCCAGCCCGAAATGCCCCTGTGTAA
- a CDS encoding Tn3 family transposase — MATHLRIHLGKERELYEQPPLVPAAEQARVFAVPDWADAHLLRMLAPANRAGFVLQLGYFQISQRFYVATRYHAADVVYVARQLGLGPDDFDPLRYADARYYAHQQFICEHLGIVRFDAAATERLYQEALRLSSQHLKPAAVFDYLVLYLHEHRLELPTYYTLADVITRALLAFEKRLLHRLQQHLHPGEQRLLDRLLAADDPNETAAGETDADRRYPLTFLKRIHQGLRAGEIRERVTHFASLRQLFEQLQPLWQRLRLSDQAITYYAEYVLRAQAAQLYRRDERRYLYLLSFVVHQYYELGDALVDTLLHTVTSAVNQCREQVKETLYQQRTATQQLTSQVAGRGYRHLQALTQIRALVDAPDVPAEQKLARIDALLQRHQATAAQLSEDHQQLEQLRRATEQQAGEALFHEALAGASLRLQTKLGALVKALVVDEATTRADLWRAVHYYQQHDGHLGAQVPLDFLSLTQRGYVLDAQGRLRPSLYKALLFLEMATAIKSGQLNFTCCYQYRAFEHYLLPAAQWARQREALLEQAGLSAWRDFATVQATLQAQLQAQFAATNAHLGGTDNPHAHRTPAGRYRLTTPRLPAEQPRLPAHLFPRHRVVPLREVLTSVARLTQFDTAFGSLPSKHARTPPPLSQLLAALVGLGCNLGLRRLAQVAPQVDEAALQRLASTHFTLDNLRQANELILNFTRQLRLREAFRLSPDVLHSSSDGQKYDLAVDSLGSSASFKYFGNRRGLTAYSYVDETLLVFDSTVFSAADREATHLLEGLLRHAVRPTDVHSTDTHGYTEVIFAVTRMLGIAYEPRIRQLTNQQLYSWEPVATHRQLGQTLLPDARLDPERIARHWDEVLRLVVTLKLRHSEASRLFGRLNSYARQHPLYRALKELGRLVKTEFLLRYVDQVELRQRIQKQLNKGESAHRLAHAVWHGRNQEFHAATRSEQLVAETCKRLLMNAIICWNYLHLSQHLARLPPEQQAATLATLSPFAVLSYRHVNLHGEYDFSDQPLPAEAPFDMDLIAAWQPPAKPRQG, encoded by the coding sequence ATGGCCACGCACCTGCGGATTCACTTGGGCAAGGAGCGCGAGCTCTACGAGCAGCCCCCGCTGGTGCCGGCGGCCGAGCAGGCGCGGGTCTTCGCCGTCCCGGATTGGGCGGATGCACACCTGCTGCGGATGCTGGCCCCCGCTAACCGCGCCGGGTTTGTCTTGCAGCTGGGCTACTTCCAGATTAGCCAGCGCTTCTACGTGGCCACCCGCTACCACGCGGCCGATGTGGTGTACGTAGCCCGGCAGCTGGGGCTGGGGCCCGACGACTTTGACCCGCTGCGTTACGCCGATGCCCGGTACTACGCCCACCAGCAGTTCATCTGCGAGCACCTGGGCATTGTACGGTTTGACGCGGCCGCGACGGAGCGCTTGTATCAGGAAGCCCTGCGCCTGAGCAGCCAGCACCTGAAGCCCGCGGCGGTCTTCGACTACCTGGTGCTGTATCTGCACGAGCACCGGCTGGAGCTGCCCACCTATTACACGCTGGCCGACGTCATTACGCGGGCCCTGCTCGCGTTCGAGAAACGGCTGCTCCACCGCTTGCAGCAGCACCTGCACCCCGGCGAGCAGCGGTTGCTGGACCGCCTGCTGGCCGCCGACGACCCCAACGAAACCGCCGCCGGGGAAACGGACGCGGACCGGCGCTACCCACTCACCTTTCTCAAGCGCATCCACCAAGGCCTACGGGCCGGCGAAATCCGCGAACGGGTCACCCATTTCGCGTCCCTGCGGCAGCTCTTTGAGCAGCTGCAGCCGCTCTGGCAACGGCTGCGCCTCTCCGACCAGGCCATCACCTATTACGCCGAGTACGTGCTGCGGGCCCAGGCCGCGCAGCTCTACCGGCGCGACGAGCGGCGCTACCTCTACCTGCTCAGCTTCGTGGTGCACCAGTACTACGAGTTGGGCGATGCCCTGGTCGACACGCTGCTGCACACGGTGACCAGCGCCGTCAACCAGTGCCGCGAGCAGGTCAAGGAAACGCTCTATCAGCAACGCACCGCCACGCAGCAGCTCACCAGCCAGGTCGCGGGCCGGGGCTACCGGCACCTGCAGGCCCTGACCCAGATTCGGGCCCTGGTCGATGCCCCCGACGTACCAGCGGAGCAGAAGCTCGCCCGTATCGACGCGCTGCTGCAACGCCACCAGGCCACGGCCGCCCAGCTCAGCGAAGACCACCAGCAGCTGGAGCAGCTGCGCCGGGCCACCGAGCAGCAGGCGGGCGAGGCGCTGTTTCACGAGGCGTTGGCCGGGGCGTCGTTGCGCCTGCAAACCAAGCTCGGGGCCTTGGTCAAAGCGCTGGTCGTGGACGAGGCGACCACCCGCGCCGACCTGTGGCGGGCCGTGCACTACTACCAGCAGCATGACGGGCACCTGGGCGCGCAGGTGCCGCTGGACTTTCTCTCGCTCACGCAACGCGGCTACGTCCTTGATGCGCAAGGCCGGTTGCGCCCCTCGCTCTACAAAGCGCTGCTGTTTCTGGAGATGGCCACGGCCATCAAGTCCGGCCAGCTCAACTTCACCTGCTGCTACCAGTACCGGGCCTTTGAGCACTACCTGCTGCCGGCCGCGCAGTGGGCCCGGCAACGCGAAGCCCTGCTCGAACAGGCGGGCCTGAGTGCCTGGCGCGACTTTGCCACGGTGCAGGCTACCCTTCAAGCGCAGTTGCAGGCCCAGTTTGCCGCCACGAACGCCCACCTGGGCGGGACCGACAACCCGCACGCGCACCGCACCCCGGCCGGGCGCTACCGGCTCACGACCCCCCGGTTGCCGGCCGAGCAGCCGCGCCTGCCGGCGCACCTGTTTCCCCGCCACCGGGTGGTGCCCCTGCGCGAGGTGCTCACCAGCGTGGCCCGGCTCACCCAATTCGACACGGCCTTTGGCTCGCTGCCCAGCAAACACGCCCGCACGCCCCCGCCCTTGTCGCAACTGCTGGCGGCGCTGGTCGGGCTGGGCTGCAACCTGGGCCTGCGCCGCCTAGCCCAGGTCGCGCCGCAGGTGGACGAGGCCGCCCTGCAGCGCCTGGCCAGCACCCATTTCACGCTCGACAACCTGCGCCAGGCCAACGAGCTGATTCTAAACTTTACCCGCCAGCTGCGCCTGCGCGAGGCCTTTCGTCTCTCGCCCGATGTGCTGCACAGCAGCAGCGACGGGCAGAAATACGACCTGGCCGTGGACTCGCTCGGCAGCAGCGCCTCGTTCAAGTACTTCGGCAACCGCCGCGGCCTGACGGCCTACTCTTACGTGGACGAAACGCTGCTCGTCTTCGATTCGACCGTGTTCAGCGCCGCCGACCGCGAAGCCACCCACCTGCTGGAAGGCCTGCTACGCCACGCCGTGCGGCCCACCGACGTCCACTCCACGGACACGCACGGCTACACGGAAGTCATCTTCGCCGTGACCCGGATGCTGGGCATCGCCTACGAGCCGCGCATCCGCCAGCTCACCAATCAGCAACTCTACAGTTGGGAGCCCGTGGCCACTCATCGGCAGCTGGGGCAAACCCTGCTGCCCGACGCGCGCCTCGACCCCGAGCGCATTGCCCGCCACTGGGACGAGGTGCTACGCCTCGTGGTCACGCTAAAGCTGCGCCATAGCGAGGCCTCCCGCCTGTTCGGCCGGCTCAACTCCTACGCCCGCCAGCATCCGCTTTACCGGGCCCTGAAAGAACTGGGCCGGCTCGTCAAAACCGAGTTCCTGCTGCGCTACGTTGACCAGGTGGAGCTGCGCCAGCGCATCCAGAAGCAGCTCAACAAGGGCGAAAGCGCCCACCGGCTGGCCCACGCCGTCTGGCACGGGCGCAACCAGGAGTTTCACGCCGCCACCCGCTCCGAGCAGCTGGTGGCCGAAACCTGCAAGCGCCTGCTGATGAACGCCATCATCTGCTGGAACTACCTGCACCTCTCTCAGCACTTGGCCCGGCTGCCGCCCGAACAGCAGGCCGCTACGCTGGCCACGCTCTCGCCCTTCGCCGTGCTCTCCTACCGCCACGTGAACCTGCACGGCGAGTACGACTTCTCCGACCAGCCCCTGCCGGCCGAAGCCCCGTTTGACATGGACCTGATTGCCGCTTGGCAACCGCCAGCTAAACCCAGACAGGGCTGA